One Paramisgurnus dabryanus chromosome 8, PD_genome_1.1, whole genome shotgun sequence DNA window includes the following coding sequences:
- the LOC135771134 gene encoding uncharacterized protein — MMYLQFVGLALTFTTIITAFPLNHDTSREASWSLQSNNQAIDKKDLQKDTNSGMWKNHVVSSDLYSQDSFNPMAAELRHKLSMESERLRARLKQELAELRERLSPYPSHPKHTLASVKEFLAPFTKQLQTSLQSNTQELCEKLSLNLQDLNPDEATLYQEAVQKITLALDESHQKRTAAFENFKTKAFEAVEEEKDSSGKELWEEVTARLGQEVCTFSLEVQGKVAALKIALAGHLASTHPPSNVMASKVEQFCQNSSDRNQQFILNLDQQMIALQEKQNNGESSSGFHQINLDSIQEDFSTRISALLQDIVHTLN, encoded by the exons CGTTTCCACTTAACCATGATACAAGCCGAGAAGCATCATGGAGTTTACAAAGCAACAATCAAGCCATTGACAAAAAAGATTTACAAAAAGATACAAA TAGTGGGATGTGGAAAAACCATGTGGTAAGCAGTGACCTTTACTCCCAGGACTCCTTCAACCCCATGGCTGCTGAACTCAGGCATAAGCTGAGCATGGAGTCTGAAAGATTAAGAGCCCGTCTAAAGCAGGAGCTCGCTGAGCTGAGAGAGAGGCTTTCTCCATACCCCAGCCACCCAAAACACACCTTGGCCAGTGTTAAAGAGTTCCTTGCTCCCTTCACCAAGCAGCTCCAGACGTCTCTCCAGTCAAACACCCAGGAACTCTGCGAGAAACTCAGTCTGAACCTTCAGGACCTAAACCCAGATGAAGCTACGCTCTACCAGGAGGCCGTGCAGAAGATCACTCTTGCGCTGGATGAAAGCCACCAGAAAAGGACGGCAGCCTTTGAAAACTTTAAAACGAAAGCGTTTGAAGCAGTGGAGGAGGAAAAAGACAGCAGTGGAAAGGAACTCTGGGAGGAAGTGACCGCCAGACTGGGACAGGAAGTCTGCACCTTCAGTCTGGAGGTACAAGGCAAGGTGGCCGCTCTAAAGATAGCTTTGGCAGGTCACCTTGCCTCGACACATCCTCCAAGTAATGTGATGGCTTCAAAAGTGGAGCAGTTTTGTCAGAATTCATCAGATCGGAATCAACAGTTCATTTTAAATTTAGACCAACAAATGATCGCTCTACAAGAAAAGCAGAATAATGGTGAGTCATCATCTGGTTTTCATCAGATAAACCTAGATTCTATACAGGAGGATTTCTCAACTAGAATTTCAGCCCTATTACAGGACATCGTACACACCCTAAATTAA